The region gcggccccggcggccccggcaaggccccggcgcccgccccgcacCTCGTGCACTACTtccacccgccgccgccgccgccgccgccgccccccccgggcAAGGTGCCGGCGATGGCGGGCTCCGAGGCCGccgtggccgccgccgccgccgccgccgccgccgtggccGTGGGGCGGCTGCCGCAGTTCTCGCCCTACGGCGGCAGCCAGCCCTCGGGCTTCAAGCACCCCTTCGCCATCGAGAATATCATCGGCAGGGAGTACAAGGGCGTGCTGCAGGCCGGCGGGCTGCCGCTGGCCTCCGTGATGCACCACCTGGGCTACCCCGTGCCCGGTCAGCTCAGCGGCGTCGTGGGCTCCGTGTGGCCGCACGTGGGCGTCGTGGACTCGGTGCCCGTGTCCCCCGACTACGGAGCCTTCGGGGTGCCCGTGAAGGCGCTCTGCCACCCGCCGGCACAGACCATGCCCGCCGTCCCGGTGCCCATCAAGCCGGCGCCGGCGgtgcccgccgcctccgccctGCCCGCTCTCACCGTGGCCGCCTCGCAGatctgccccgccgccgctccgggccccgccgcgctcctgGAGCAGACCGCGAGCAGCCCCGCCGAGGGCAAGAGCTCCCTTCACTCCGTCCTGGTGCACTCCTaagcggggaggggggcaggaggcagggacactccgggcgggcgggcgacGCGGCAGCCCCGCCGCTGTCATGACCATATCCCTGCTGGTGTCTGTGTTTGATATTGCGTGCAATCAGATTATCTGAGAGCCAAGTCGCAGGTAAGAGCTTTTAACGTCCTCAAATACCCTACGTGGCCGAGAGGTGATGTGACAAGCCGCAGCCGGGGCCGGCTCGGAGGAGGGGGCCGGGAGGCAAGGGCGCAGGGGCGGCCGCGCGGAGCacccccggggccgccggctgGCCCGGGGGAAAGCAGGAGGGTAAAACCCCCACCCAGCTCTGATTTTCCCCATGCCCCGAAGATGAGGAATCCTCGGCCCCGCGATCCTGGAGATCCCGCTCCGGAACAGGAGGCCGAAGCGGGAAGTTCCGCGGGACCGCGGCGAGCTGCGCGGCGTCGGGAAGTGTAATGCTCGCGATTTAAAGAGGAAGCTTTAAATAGCTCAATTAATTAGTGAGAATTTAAATGACAACGGCACTGACGTCGAAAGGCTCTTTTAACTAAACGTATCCTGTCCTCCCCCTGCTACTTTTACACCCCTCCTCAGTATTTCGCACTGGAGGGCAATACCTTAGGAGGGACTGAAGCGTGACCTGGCCTCTAAACCTGTAAGTGGGTCTGAATTCCCTAGTTTCtcctaaaaataaatccagcCCCGCGATTTGTAGGTCGTGCTTTTCACATCACCTTTCACCGCTCACAGATATCGCTATTTTATGTGTGTTGCTTGGCGtgttcccccttcccccctcccccccccccccccccgtgagTGTGAATACTAGAACCTGCTGGATGGGAGGAAAAaccataaaaaatgtttttaaaattcttcgGGAAAAGCACTTTACTGAAAATAGCCTTCCAACAGACGAGAGATCTGTATGAAGCACGGGGATCAGAAGTCAGAAGAGCGATGCTCTGGCTGATGAGTCCCAGCTGGTTTGTGAGTGATCGCTGTCGTACCCTGTCTGCCCCGCTGTACACCAACGCTGATTAAAGCCCATATACTCGTTTGtttctgctggtgctgctgtttAAAATGCTCGCACTGACACCGGTTGAGTTGCCCCGGGAAACTCGTGCTTGTAGGGTAggtgcctcccccccccccaaaaaaaaaaaaaagaagaaaaaagaaaaaaagtacttaaaagTTTCTTAGGCAGCAAAAAcagagtgggaaaaggaaagaaaacatctcaGAGGTAAAGAGGCTACCGGAGGGATCCTCCgcttctccctgcagctcagACCTCGGGACAAGGGCTCGGATCTCGACTCCGCGGGAGGGAAGGGCGGTTTTGGCATCGGGCTCCCCGGGTGCCGGATCGCAGAGGCTAGCTGTGATTTACGCGCCCCTCGCAgccggctccgccgcgcccCGAGGTGTCGGACCGCACTCCCCAGGGGAAGGGTAACCTCGGCCAGAGCCGTGCTTCTCGCTGGACCTCGATCCCGAGAAACTGCCGCTAGAAAAAGCAAACCTGTTGCCTTCGCAAGGTGCCGACTGTCCAAAGCCTTCCCAGCGCATGCTGTTGGACCGCTTGAAATTCAACTGGAATGTTCCCTCTGCTCTGCGGAGGAGACTACTGATCAATTTCCAAAATTGTAACACCCCTAGCGCTGCAAAATACCACTACTAATCCCTTAGCGAGGCACAGATCTCTATCACGGTTTAGAAATTGGACTGGAAAGGGAATTGCCTTAGAAGTTTCACAGACAGATAAGACGAGCAGGAATTCGATTACGAAAGAAACTACGAAAATTCAGTGCTTCACATTTGCTTTACTCGCGGACTTCCATTTTAGGCAGGAATCCAAGTCGATATTTCTGCAACTTTTAAGGAAAGCAGTCTCTCAAATCGCGAACTGCGCTCATTATTTATCGCTCgatctatttaaatatatgccACCGCTCTCGGCGAAGTAAGCGATAGGCTGCTCCCTGGGGTGCTGAGGCGTCTTTAGGAAGTCAGGTTTTCTcctcaaaatgctttaaagtgGCACAGGAAACGGGAAAGCCGAACCGGGTAAAGAAGTGAGAATCAATCTGGGGAATCATTTCTGGAGAATTTAGAAGATTCTGGGCAATCTTCTACATTTCTCCGCACGGGGACTGTTTTTGACCCCAGGCagcggcggcgctgggggcAGGCGGGCGCAGCCcctttcccctccacccccccgccggcccccgagGAAGCGCACCGGGCCGGGCCGACCCGAGCCAGGGCAGGCCCAGCCGGGGAAGGCCGCGGGGGTCCCGGGAGCCGctcggcgccgcgctgccgTGGTGCCTGGACAGTGCCCCGCTGCAGCGGAGCCCGGCTGAGCCCCGGCCAGGCACCCTCCGGCGATGGCTCAGAGAGATGTTTGCAGGGCAAATGTGCGCTACTTGGAGTAGGCTTTTCCCCCACGAGCCGCAGCTTACGGGAGAGGGCGGTTTAGGCCACGGGTCCCCCTCGGAGAGGATTTAGCGCAGTTCCCAGCGCGGGTGTCCACACTTCATGGGACCAGAAGAACGATGTTCTTTTTCACAGTTCATGCAAGGAAAATTACACGTCAGAGTGACTCGATAATTTCACtctgatggaggaaaaaagcaaagtaatcatctgagaaatattttctaaatggaTTATAAATTTCTGCTAATTTTTAAGGGACCCATCTCTAAACACAGTCTTTGCAATGTTATACAAACTGGATAGCAACGGTCTACAAAACCAATCCCAgtgttacttaaaaaaacattataGTACAAcgcacagaaaattaaatagtaTCCTCtcctccaaaagaaaaagcaggggTAAACTGGTGAAGTGTAAGATTTTTACTTGACTaatcaagcaggaaaaaaagctctatCTAGAGACTTAAAGACCCATAGACTTGCCAGACCATAGACTATTAACTCCAAGATTTTACCTGTCTAATACACCTTTGCATCACATACAGAAACTGTCTTCCAAATAAAGTGCATATATGTTCTGCAAGGAAAGACAGCTGAGCCTTTACTGGGGAGTGCAGACAGGATGGctgcaagcagaaaaaataaatgcaaacagGACAAGCATGATTAATCCTGGGATCATAAACAGCTCAAAGTAGCAAAGTGAAAGTTAGTGTTAGAAGAATGGAGGCCTAAGGAAGGGAACCCATCCCAGCTCACCGCGTTTCAGATTTCTTGTGGCTAATGTAGTAACTACTACTGCTACCTATGGCAAACTATTCCTCATCAGGGTGTAGTGGTGTATTATCAGTTCACAGAACATACAagccaagaaaagaaatgcaaatgaattaaggcttttcatttttttagacTTTTATAAAGTGTTTTATAGTCTGAAAAATGATAGCTGTTTCAGTCTATGTACTTTGGTCTCAGTGATACCTGCCACAATGTAGCTACaaactttctctttgaaattctgGCTCCGTTGAACCAATCTTAAATTCTAAAAGGccagaaattaatttaagaagCCTACTTGGAATTTTACCACTGATGTTTGCTGAAACCAAGTTTTTCCCTTTaagacttcattttaaatatttattcataaaaaatcattaatttaaGCTATGCTTATTCCTTTAAGTACTCCAAATATGTAAGTGTTTCAGTTTTGAGAAGTAAAATTCCATAAGTGGCTATGAACAtctcagaaatattaaaaatttgctGAACATCTGGCTAGATGAACCAGCTTTAGTATAATTTTAGACACCTCTGTCCTGAATACTAAAATATGCTGGCCACAAGTCCCTAATAtgtgaaacaaaaccaagaatCTAGTTAGATGCCAGCAGAAAAGGAGAGTTGAATACCTCAGGATGCTGATCTAAAAAATGTTAGGCCAGAATCTGTTTAAATCTCCTCAAGATGAGGAAGGTGTTTTAAAGTTCACCTCCCTTTCATATTTACCTGTCTGGGGTCTGTAGGTAGATGCCATGCTTCCTTTAGGACCCTTTCCTGAAGATCCACACATATGCTATTTACCTGTTTAAATAAACCAGTAGTCCTCCCTCTTTGCTCATACGGTGTGGTCACTGCACTGCCTGTATGAGACAGCATATTGCTTACAGCACTCATCTAAGTACATCCAACGGAAATTAAGATCActctcattttcaaagtttaaaTTCAAGATCACTCCAGCTTAGAGGATTCAAATTCACATCAGTGTGTCAATCCCAGTCAGCTCTAAAATGGCGTTCTTTTCTAGCACACAGAAGAGGAGTCATAGTCTCATTTCAGTGAAGTTATGCTGTTAGGTAGCCACAAACGTCAGCTTTGTAAAGCCTCAGCTAAGACAAGGGGTCTGGATAGAGTCCATTAGGCACTGGAGACCACACAGAACAGATGGAAACAGGAAAACGGAGGATAGGAATGAATGGTAAGTTTTCACAGCAGAGTATCACATGAACCAGTGTTGGCTATCTCCAAAATTCATAATCATGTTGTGTAAAAGTGAGGGGATAATAATGAAGCAACAAAAGTTTATTGATGCTGCTAAGTCATTcagttaataaaaaagaatagctGGCTATTTGGAGTAGTGAAAAGACTGCCACTCTTGAGTGGCAGGGTAATAAAATGGAAGGTGAAATTCACTGTTAACATATATATGAACTTAAAAGCATGggaaaataatcatattttcaCATACATAATGGTAGGTCTCAAATTTATGATTATTATGTAATTGTGATAGATAGTTCTGTGAAAATGTTGGTTCAGTAGCCATTAACTGTGAAAAAAGCAAATCTAATGTTAGAAATTATTAGGGAGAGAGTAGAGAACATAATAGAAAACATCATTTTGTCACTGTTTACATCCAAAGTAAACTTGAATACATCATGGATTTCTGCTATTCATATCTTGTAACAGGTAtgttaaaactggaaaaatacagagaaaatcagGTAGAATAATCAAAAATAGAATACCTTTTGTACAAGGTCAGTAAACTAAGACTTTTCAGGGCAGAGAACAGACGACTACAGGATTATATGATAGAAGTCTATAAACTCATGGGAGGCCTGAAGAAGGTGATTAAGGCATGCTTGCTCTTTGTCTCTCTTAATACTAGGACTAGGAGTCATGAAAGgagttcaaaacaaaaagaaatagggGATTCTTCACACAATACCTGtttaaatattgtaatttaCTGTCACAAGGCTTTGAGGATGCTAAAATGTACATGGTTCaaagagaaactggaaaattCATGTAAGATAAATCCACTGAAGGGCAGTGGTATGCCTTGCTCAGACTGTTGTAGACTACAGCTCTTTCTATGCTAGTAATATATTTTAGGAAGTCTCATTACATGGTTTTCCTATCTTATTCTTTTTGGAGCATGTGTTATTTGCTCACTGTTAGAGACAGCACACTGGGCCAGATGAACATTTGGTCTCACACGTAAGTTGGAGAAGGGATTGGGATCCACAACTTCCTTTGTAGTCAAGTGTCCTAAATCAAAGAAAGTTATTTCTCTGTGATATGTGAGAGTAGGCATCCTAGGTGGATGCAGAGATGCAGATACAAAGAGCCTTTACATTCCTCTTACGACTGCTTATACGTTTTGCATGAAAggtattttacatattttacatgGTTCTGAAGAGGCCCAGTTCCTCTTCCAAAGGAGAATACCTTACCAATCAGtttaatttgcttatttttggtGAAATTAACTATTAGAAAGTTTCAGCATGACAGACTGAGAGCCTTTTCCATAATATGCCAACATACTCAACAGATCAATTCAGCATAGGCATGGGTTTGAACTCCCTTGAAGATGGTGGAGCAACTTTGATGAGCTGTATCCTGGAATCTGTAACACTTGATATGCCTGTCTTATACATGTCTGGAGTATCCATGCTGCACTACCCATTGACAGAGGTGATAGTGTATCTCTTTTATCTGCATCTCCATCTCTTGTTACAGTGCTGGTAAAAATGCATTGTTTGCttctgaggggaaaaattaTCACCATAATAGTTATGATATGTATAAAGAAAAGGACCTAATGCTCAGTTTCACactttcacatttattttaatgcacttAACATCCATAATATAAGCCAGAAAATGGTCATTTGCTGGGACAAATGTAAGAGGACTTAGTAATGTGATTGTAATAGccatttgtgtttttattaacCAGTTGTTCTATGTGCGATATATGATTTGGATTTATTCCCTCCAGAGCACTGAAATTAGACTTTTCTTTAACCTTTGTGGTCTTTTATCTGTAGTTGTTGATAAAAATTTGAACTATATCATGCAAATATGTAAATTACTGTGATATTTCCTATGCTTAATAAAATGTATGTCTCTAACTGTTAGGTGCTTACATCTGACTATTATTAATACTAATGAAAAGCATTCCTGGTACATGTAAGGTTCACAGAAAATGCAATGTAATATGCAACATGGATGGCTGATTATCATagaatgcaatttatttttttcacatgaatAAGAGTTGCGGGACCAGGCCTAGAAAGGGAACtgttttcactgattttctACAGTTATTTACAACAAAGATAAAGACAAAACTAGAAAATGATGACTAtgatacattttcaaaatgaagttaCAGCAGGGTAACATACACCTGTGAACAAGATATCATCCTTTGAGGTCCTCAGTGGGCTGCTAGTGTCTTTAAGTATGACCTCTTTACaagccttttttaaaatgccaaaattTGTGCACCAATTCATTCACTGAATACTAAAAGGTTGAAAACATGGGCTGAAACTGGGCACCAAAATATTGTTCCAGATTTTAcatttgttgtcttttctgctttcaaaatagtCCCAGCTCTATGTAATCAACACATTTCATCTGCAAACctccagaaagaaatgaagggCAAACATGAGGGAAAAATTAGCCTATTAGACTAACTTGATATTGAAGG is a window of Rhea pennata isolate bPtePen1 chromosome Z, bPtePen1.pri, whole genome shotgun sequence DNA encoding:
- the FOXB2 gene encoding forkhead box protein B2 isoform X2; the encoded protein is MPRPGKSSYSDQKPPYSYISLTAMAIQHSAEKMLPLSDIYKFIMERFPYYREHTQRWQNSLRHNLSFNDCFIKIPRRPDQPGKGSFWALHPDCGDMFENGSFLRRRKRFKVLRPEHHLPGGGPGGPGKAPAPAPHLAAVAAAAAAAAAVAVGRLPQFSPYGGSQPSGFKHPFAIENIIGREYKGVLQAGGLPLASVMHHLGYPVPGQLSGVVGSVWPHVGVVDSVPVSPDYGAFGVPVKALCHPPAQTMPAVPVPIKPAPAVPAASALPALTVAASQICPAAAPGPAALLEQTASSPAEGKSSLHSVLVHS
- the FOXB2 gene encoding forkhead box protein B2 isoform X1; the protein is MPRPGKSSYSDQKPPYSYISLTAMAIQHSAEKMLPLSDIYKFIMERFPYYREHTQRWQNSLRHNLSFNDCFIKIPRRPDQPGKGSFWALHPDCGDMFENGSFLRRRKRFKVLRPEHHLPGGGPGGPGKAPAPAPHLVHYFHPPPPPPPPPPPGKVPAMAGSEAAVAAAAAAAAAVAVGRLPQFSPYGGSQPSGFKHPFAIENIIGREYKGVLQAGGLPLASVMHHLGYPVPGQLSGVVGSVWPHVGVVDSVPVSPDYGAFGVPVKALCHPPAQTMPAVPVPIKPAPAVPAASALPALTVAASQICPAAAPGPAALLEQTASSPAEGKSSLHSVLVHS